A stretch of DNA from Lotus japonicus ecotype B-129 chromosome 4, LjGifu_v1.2:
GTAGATATTTTTTTGTAGAAGTTGTTGTCACAGTACACttgattattcttttttttttttttggtcaatttgATTATTCTTATCTTATGATAAAATATTCCATTATCTGTTGATTGGCATGGTTGCCAACCCCAATAGCAGTGCGGGCCAGTCAATTCCAAAAGACTTTACTGAGACGGCGGATAATTGGATTTTTTCTCCAGTTGGATGACTGCTACATCAAATGTTTGGTATACACGAAAGTGTTGACACATTGAGATTGAGAGTGAAAAAGAAAGTGGAGAAataatatatatgatatatgataaaATGGGTTTCACCTACCGTGTGTCAGTCTCAAATTGACACACGGTGCTTCAGTTTCATATGCACCATTAGATctgatatttttaaattttaacggTTCAGATAAATTAGCATTAAAACAattcatttattaattatatcttAATTTACAAAAACACCCTTCTTCTTTCCCAACCCACCCCCATTGGTCGGATTCATCCACCACCGCACCATCTCCGCCGTGTCGCTTCTTTGTCCGCCGCGCACCCAAGCTTCACTTCAACGAGCTAACTACAGGATCTGAAAGCTCTCAAGACGAGAAGTCTAATGGTGGTGGTCTCGCTTTAAAACGACGCCGGAGTTGGCTGGAAACTCCAGTTGCAGGTATGTGGAAGTTTGCCCAGATCTAGGAACCGTGGTGGAGATCTTTGGTGTTGTGCTGCCCAAAAATGCTTCAAAGCCATCAGGTAAGCCATCTCCATGGTTCTACAGTGGTCGGAGTACCGATTGTGCTGAGAACGCCGCTGGTGTTGCTGTACAACCGCTGGCGGATGTGCGGTGCGTTGGGGTTGTGGCTGTACAACGCAGTGGCTGGATGAACTGCAGTTAGAGACCCAGCAAAACCCAGAAGAATAGACACAAACCCAGTTTTGATGAATCTGGTTAATTGGAAATGGGGATGGAGAAAGTGAAGAGCTTTGtgacagaagatgaagaagaagataggGTTGGAAGAGAAAGGTTGAAGTTGAAGATTAGAAGAGTGAGAGTTGGTAAATGTCATACCCATTATTCTCTAATTTTCTGTCTCTTGCTTTCTGCTACATTTTCTCATCTTCTGGTTTTTGTTCCTTTTCTTTTTGGCCTCGTGATGCTGTCTATGTGGGGATCCTTGGCTAGTTTCTGTTGTTCCTGGTCCTTGAGTCGGTTCTACTGCTCTTGGTTCCCTTctttattaataaatttctccttccaaaaaaaaaaaatgtcatacCCATTATTCAGTTCCAATTAATCTGCAGATCTGGAAAACTTGAAGGTTAGAAGAGTGAGTGTTGGTGATGGTGGAAGGAGAAAGATGGAAAAATTTGAGCAATGAAGGTTAATTTTGTCTTATCACTcatataggaaaactgaagcaccgtgtgtcagtttgaaactgacacacggtagGCGCAGCCGATAAAATGCAATAGAAACAGAtttatagagagaaaaataTGTGGGATGTCAGGTGTGTTTCGATGTTTAAAACACAAATTGAGACTAGGAGGATGTTTGGGTAAATAGTTTATCTAAGCGCTTACATAAGCTATTATCACATAAAcacatattataattttttatgctgAATGGATGGGGACTGGGTATGAGATGAAACCATGATTATGACTGACCCCAACAGGATATTGGATAGACAATAGGGCAGTTATGAAATGGATGCAGCTGAGAGTCATCCTCTGATctatctctaattttttttttgaaacactcTGATCTATCTCTATGAGTGGAAGATAGTAGGCATCTATTGagtatcaattttttatgtgtACTGTGTAACAAATTTGACTTCCAAAAATGCATCTTGTGTCTTCTTGCTTCATATTTTGGCAGGTTGCTGGTGATGGATCATGTGCCTGTGAATATTTGAACAAACAAAATGCGAATTAGTTCCCTCTTTTTTTATGCATATCTCCTTATTTATTAATTTGGGGTCGGTGCAATAGTTCTTCATAAAAAAAAGAACTGGCATATAATAATATTGGGTATTATGTCACATTTATATAGTTTTTATCATATAACTATTATTATGAGGCATGTCGTGTGGCGTGTATCTTCTTCTGTGGGTAGatagtgtgtttggattgaTAGTCAAATACAAATTCGGATCACAACAATTCTATTGAGTTATAATTTGTATTTTCTATTTAGAAGTAATTCTGGAACATTTCATTAAATATGCTCAGAATAGCTTTTTATTACCTGTTGAATTAATCGGAATTGATACTATGTTTGGATATTTGTTAGCTTTGGCCTTAACAATTAAAACTATGTTTGAATATATGTTGACTTTAATTTGGATATCTATTGACTTTGTAAATGCATGTTAGCACGCAATTTCaagtaaaaaatgaaataaaaaaacacacacacattgGAACAAGTGTACTCTATCGTTGAAATAATATGTGATTGTGAGTGAAATCTAAGTTGTCGAACCTAAGAGATCGAGGAAACAGACCAAACCTAAGAGATCGTAGAAACGCCACATCtacgtttaattttttttgtcaacggCAAATCTACCTTAATTTCGTTATTTGACCTCCTTCCACAGCAACAACACTGGTCAGAAACCTAAACAAAACATGATCCATCCTCCATGATCCAACACTCGTAGAGAATCAATGTGTGAATCGGAGGGAGTGTTGTTATCGTGGTGCCGCGTTTCCCTTTCCCCACTCAAACTCATCTTCGAATCACTCCAAATCCTCTCTTCCAATCCCCTCCCATTCACATCGATCATGCTCCTCACCACTCTCCCTCTCTCCACCCTCCTCATCTCCCAATCCATCACCACCCAACCTCTCACCGCCCGCATCCACCGCCTCGAATCCCTCGCCCACCACGCCCCCACCCGCTTCGAAGCCCGCCACGTCTGGCGCGAGTCCCGCCACGACGCCTCCTCACTTCTCCGTGTCAAAGCACTCTTCGCAATcccctccttcttcctctccctCGCCGCCGCCATCTCCGCCGTCCACTCCACACTCACCCCCGCCCCCACCCTCCACTCCGCCGCCTCCGCCCTCAAGCACCACTCCATGCGCCTCTCCGTCACCACCATCTATATCTACGCCCTCCTCCTCGCGTTCTCTCCAATCCCCCGCGCCATCGCAGCGCTCACCGGGTCGCCGCTCCTCGTCTTCCTAATCGGATCGGGTCTCGAGGTGTACCTGATGGCGGTGACGAGTGTGGCACTCGTGGTCTCCGTTTCTGAAGAGAGGTTCGGGTGGGATGCTATAAGGGTCGCATCCGGGTTGATGGAGGGGAACCGGGTTTGCGGGTGGGTTCTGTCGGGTTTGTTCGTTTTGGGGTCGAGCTCGATCGGGTCGAAAGTGGAGCGGTTGATGGACGGTGAGGATTCGATTGGAGTTGAGGATAAAGCGGTTTTGATAGTTTCGTACGGATTCATGGTGCTGTGGAGTTATGTGATTATGACAGTGTTCTACTGCCATTGTAGAAAACAGCATCCAGTTAAGGAAGCTCAACCTGATCCTGATGAACTACCTCTACAACAAGTCAACAACTCTCTgtaatgtaatttttttgtgTTAATTTCATTTTAGTTGTAGATTTGATTGTGATTCCAATGCATTACCTAGACACTTGCTAGGTTGGCAAAGGAATGCACCCGTGAAGAAACATCGAGTAatgaatgtgatatatgatagaagaaaaaaaatatatatagaaaatatGGGTGTGAGTTGATGTCTACACTGTTTGTATGTCCAAGTAATTTTGTAATGGTTTCTGGCACTGGAGTGCTACTTTAGGCTCCAAAGTTTGTTTTCATTCCCcttcatttcttctcttcaatCTCAAACTTGGTGCATTCAATGTGTGTTTCATAACCAGGTAGATTTTCATGTTAAGGTGAGAAGTGGTTCTAAAAAAAGTTAGTGGGTGTTTAGAAGcacttctacaattgattctttTTGGAGACAAAGTCAATTATACGGAGAAGCATCTGTGAGTAGGGTAGCTTTTGAGTTTATGAATTAATTTTGATGTTAGAGAAGCTGATCAAAACATGCTATTAATGGAGTAGTTTTGATGGGGGGAGAAATGATTCTGATAAGTTCAATAATAGTGGTTGCAAACACGCTTTCAAGTGGTGATTTCAGGGTTCTACTTGGACCTTACGAGCACCAATTGCAAAGGTAGTGGTCTCTTCCTTTATTGTGTTTATTTATGTTCAAGTTCACTTCATTTCTGGAAAAAAAGGGCTTTTGCATTATGTGTAACTTGCCTTTATATTTGAACTTCGCAGATATTACTCTGGTGTAAGAACCCATTATAGGCCACGGAATGAGGTAATTGCTGCTTTTCTCAGTTCAGAGAACAGGGCTGTGATCTCATCCTCTGTTACCTTAAATGCTCACTTTCTCATCTTCTGTTTGTGATCATAAACTACAACTGCCTGCTAAGAGTTTTATTGATAGCAGCCTTGTATTGGTATTGCCCAAAATTTCCTCAAGGATCAAAATGGAACCTAATACATTCATTTCTGTTATACAACACCCTTTTATGTTCTCTCATTGTAGTGAAAAATACCTGCTTATACTCAGAATCAATCTGACACCTAGGACCTACTAATAGAAACTTCTCTATGATTGACTTTGGTTTTAGATTCAATAGTAGAAAGAATTCAAACATGCACATAGTATATTTGAGAAGTTGCTTGCATTTTCCTGTGATTTGTTCTGCAAATATTTTAGTACAATTAAAATGAATGTTAATGTAAACCAAAAGTTTGTAGATAAGTTTTGTATTTGCCATGACCATGACTGGTGGGACTATCACAGATCAATTATGGTGTGAAAGATAATTAAAAATTCATGTGAGCATCTATTAAAGAGCCTATGGATTA
This window harbors:
- the LOC130710143 gene encoding uncharacterized protein LOC130710143, encoding MCESEGVLLSWCRVSLSPLKLIFESLQILSSNPLPFTSIMLLTTLPLSTLLISQSITTQPLTARIHRLESLAHHAPTRFEARHVWRESRHDASSLLRVKALFAIPSFFLSLAAAISAVHSTLTPAPTLHSAASALKHHSMRLSVTTIYIYALLLAFSPIPRAIAALTGSPLLVFLIGSGLEVYLMAVTSVALVVSVSEERFGWDAIRVASGLMEGNRVCGWVLSGLFVLGSSSIGSKVERLMDGEDSIGVEDKAVLIVSYGFMVLWSYVIMTVFYCHCRKQHPVKEAQPDPDELPLQQVNNSL